The following are encoded in a window of Terriglobales bacterium genomic DNA:
- the kdpB gene encoding potassium-transporting ATPase subunit KdpB, which translates to MAKQKAIWEWKIVRRAVLDSFVKLNPRKMMGNPVMFVVEIGSVITTALLLRGGTAFKFNLQITLWLWFTVLFANFAEAMAEGRGKAQADTLRKARSETIANRLLADGKTEQVPSSKLRAEDVVMVSAGELVPSDGEILEGVASVDESAITGESAPVIREAGGDRSAVTGGTRVLSDQIKVKITANPGETFLDRMIALVEGAERQKTPNEIALNILLAGLTIIFLLAVVTLQPFAIYSGSPQTVFVLVSLLVCLIPTTIGGLLSAIGIAGMDRLIQHNVLAMSGRAVEAAGDVNTLLLDKTGTITLGNRQASRFIPAPGVSEKDLADAAQLSSLADETPEGRSIVVLAKEKYGLRGRELQSHQAEFVPFSANTRMSGVNMNGFEIRKGAADAIQAYLAEKSAAFPAEVQSIVEDIARSGGTPLVVAERRRGALGVIELKDVVKGGMRDRFDQLRAMGIRTVMITGDNPLTAAAIAREAGVDDFLAQATPKDKMDLIRNEQAGGKLVAMTGDGTNDAPALAQADVGVAMNTGTQAAKEAGNMVDLDSNPTKLIEVVEIGKQLLMTRGALTTFSIANDVAKYFAIIPAMFAGTFPVLQALNIMHLQTPWSAILSAVIFNALIIIALIPLALRGVKYRPMGAAALLRRNLWIYGVGGIIVPFIGIKLIDLVITRIGLA; encoded by the coding sequence ATGGCGAAACAGAAAGCTATTTGGGAATGGAAGATCGTACGGCGCGCGGTCCTGGATTCGTTCGTGAAGTTGAACCCGCGCAAGATGATGGGCAACCCGGTCATGTTCGTGGTGGAGATCGGGAGCGTCATCACCACCGCCCTCCTGCTCAGGGGCGGGACGGCCTTCAAGTTCAATCTTCAGATCACGCTCTGGCTCTGGTTCACGGTCTTGTTCGCCAATTTTGCTGAAGCCATGGCCGAAGGCCGCGGCAAGGCCCAGGCCGACACGCTGCGCAAAGCGCGCTCCGAGACCATTGCCAACCGCCTGCTCGCCGACGGGAAGACGGAGCAGGTGCCGAGTTCCAAGCTCCGCGCCGAAGATGTGGTCATGGTCTCCGCCGGCGAACTGGTCCCGTCCGACGGGGAGATCCTCGAGGGCGTCGCTTCCGTGGACGAGTCGGCGATCACCGGCGAGTCTGCACCGGTCATTCGCGAAGCCGGTGGCGACCGTTCGGCGGTGACCGGCGGTACCCGCGTCTTGTCCGATCAGATCAAGGTGAAGATCACCGCGAATCCCGGCGAGACCTTCCTGGACCGCATGATCGCCCTGGTCGAAGGCGCCGAACGCCAGAAGACCCCGAACGAGATCGCGCTCAACATCCTTTTGGCCGGGCTGACCATCATCTTCCTTCTGGCAGTCGTGACCTTGCAGCCCTTCGCCATCTACTCGGGCTCGCCGCAGACGGTGTTCGTGCTGGTGTCACTGCTGGTCTGCCTGATCCCGACCACCATCGGCGGCTTGCTCTCGGCGATCGGGATCGCCGGTATGGACCGCCTGATCCAGCACAACGTGCTGGCCATGTCCGGCCGCGCCGTCGAAGCCGCCGGCGACGTGAACACCCTGCTGCTGGACAAGACCGGCACCATCACCCTGGGGAATCGCCAGGCGTCGCGCTTCATTCCGGCGCCCGGGGTGAGCGAGAAAGATCTGGCGGACGCGGCGCAACTGTCATCGCTGGCCGATGAGACCCCCGAAGGCCGCTCCATCGTGGTGCTGGCCAAGGAGAAGTACGGCCTGCGCGGCCGCGAACTACAGTCTCACCAAGCGGAATTCGTGCCCTTCTCTGCGAACACCCGCATGTCGGGCGTGAACATGAACGGCTTTGAGATCCGCAAGGGCGCAGCCGACGCGATCCAGGCGTATCTCGCGGAGAAGAGCGCGGCATTTCCCGCGGAAGTGCAAAGTATCGTGGAAGACATTGCGCGTAGCGGCGGAACGCCCTTGGTGGTCGCTGAGCGACGCCGCGGCGCGCTTGGAGTGATCGAACTGAAAGACGTCGTGAAGGGGGGCATGCGTGATCGTTTCGACCAACTGCGCGCCATGGGTATCCGTACAGTCATGATCACCGGCGATAACCCGCTTACGGCGGCGGCGATTGCCCGCGAGGCCGGGGTTGACGACTTCCTGGCCCAGGCCACGCCCAAGGACAAGATGGACCTGATCCGCAACGAACAGGCCGGCGGCAAGCTGGTGGCCATGACCGGTGATGGCACCAACGACGCGCCGGCGCTTGCTCAGGCCGACGTCGGGGTCGCCATGAACACCGGCACCCAAGCCGCAAAAGAGGCCGGCAACATGGTCGACCTCGATTCCAATCCCACCAAGCTCATCGAGGTGGTCGAGATCGGCAAGCAGCTCCTGATGACCCGTGGAGCGCTCACCACGTTCTCTATCGCCAACGACGTCGCCAAGTACTTCGCCATCATCCCGGCGATGTTCGCCGGGACCTTCCCGGTGCTCCAGGCGCTGAACATCATGCACTTGCAGACACCGTGGTCTGCGATCTTGTCGGCGGTGATCTTCAATGCGCTGATCATCATCGCGCTCATCCCACTGGCCTTGCGCGGCGTGAAGTATCGGCCGATGGGCGCGGCGGCTCTTTTGCGGCGCAATCTCTGGATCTACGGAGTGGGCGGGATCATCGTGCCGTTCATCGGGATCAAACTGATCGACCTGGTCATCACCCGGATCGGTCTTGCGTAA
- the kdpC gene encoding potassium-transporting ATPase subunit KdpC, whose protein sequence is MKKNLITAVLMTIVTTILLGIVYPLVVTGIARVLFPDKANGQLIVRDGKVMGSRIIGQAFVGSTYFHSRPSAAGNGYDAANSSGTNFGPTNQKLIDRVKQDVASLQAENPGKAIPVDLVTTSASGLDPHISPANADFQVPRIARERGMSEDQVRQLVAKHAEARQWGFLGEPRVNVLELNLDLDARFPLKKQAEAY, encoded by the coding sequence ATGAAGAAGAACCTCATCACGGCTGTGCTCATGACGATCGTCACCACCATCCTGCTGGGAATCGTTTATCCGTTGGTTGTGACCGGCATCGCCAGGGTATTGTTCCCCGACAAGGCCAATGGTCAATTGATCGTTCGCGACGGCAAAGTGATGGGGTCGCGCATCATCGGCCAAGCGTTCGTCGGCTCGACATATTTCCATTCCCGCCCCTCCGCGGCCGGCAACGGGTACGACGCTGCGAACTCGTCCGGGACGAACTTCGGCCCGACCAATCAAAAGCTGATCGACCGGGTGAAGCAGGATGTAGCGTCCCTTCAAGCTGAGAACCCGGGTAAGGCCATTCCGGTCGATCTGGTCACCACGTCGGCGTCGGGTCTCGACCCTCATATCTCGCCCGCCAATGCGGATTTTCAGGTCCCGCGCATCGCCCGCGAGCGCGGCATGAGCGAAGATCAGGTGCGGCAGCTGGTCGCCAAGCACGCGGAGGCCCGGCAGTGGGGATTCCTCGGCGAGCCACGTGTGAACGTTCTGGAGCTGAATCTCGATCTCGACGCGCGGTTTCCGCTCAAGAAACAAGCCGAGGCTTATTGA